One genomic segment of Catalinimonas alkaloidigena includes these proteins:
- a CDS encoding metallophosphoesterase: protein MKTLLSCFTALLLSFPIFAQIPDEHLVGAWHFAPQYTLPGNAHNIPGPFISPPATPYKKVDTQAYPLIFHGEDPTERIINFLPADSLPHGPFSLEMWLVDHVNQPVGVLATVKGKDVNTEPDWLLAYYDGDVIFTLLTEDSPRGTILHAQADKPWKRYWHHLLATYDGSRISLYLNGTEVSSTSVKKRLQDRSASPEIEVAAYMKNEPYMDMGNLLRDLRIYNCALNSEQVQSRFESLQTTVEEGWFYEDKFHFNAGPYLHFATQKSINLIWETDRPATASIKYGKQLPLQEEVKASNFETIQEITLENLEAATPYFYNIISRDEEGNKIESGVLTFQTAVQDEGAYSFALIGDTEARPHINDRITKMVWDERPNFVLNLGDLTDGGFEPHKFEWNYEYFAGTRQLHSRVPVFPVAGNGEADLFWYKKYHRLPNDEVYYAFRYGNAEFFMLNSNESKEQFKPGGEQYVWLENALKASTAQWKFVAHHHAPYSADENDYGNSWEGPSNYGDPTVRPVVALYEKYGVDMVFFGHLHTYQRSLPVLDDLVKEEGGVIYVQCGGGGGNLEDFAPARAWFSAKTYRGHHYATISIHHNKLRYQVFDTEGRMKDLLDIVK from the coding sequence ATGAAAACACTACTTAGCTGCTTCACCGCCTTACTCCTGTCATTTCCGATATTCGCCCAGATTCCAGACGAACATCTTGTCGGAGCATGGCATTTTGCTCCTCAATACACGCTACCCGGCAATGCTCACAATATTCCCGGTCCTTTTATTTCTCCTCCGGCAACGCCTTACAAAAAAGTAGATACGCAGGCTTATCCACTTATTTTTCATGGAGAAGACCCTACTGAACGTATCATTAATTTTCTTCCTGCTGACAGCTTGCCTCACGGCCCGTTCTCATTGGAAATGTGGCTGGTTGATCATGTCAATCAGCCGGTGGGTGTGTTGGCTACCGTCAAAGGAAAAGACGTGAATACTGAGCCAGACTGGTTACTTGCTTACTATGATGGTGATGTGATTTTTACCCTGTTAACCGAGGATTCACCCAGAGGCACAATTTTGCATGCCCAGGCTGATAAGCCCTGGAAACGTTACTGGCACCACTTACTAGCCACTTATGATGGCAGTCGGATAAGCTTGTATCTGAATGGTACTGAAGTAAGCAGCACTAGCGTAAAAAAGCGCCTTCAGGATAGATCGGCCTCTCCTGAGATTGAAGTTGCCGCCTATATGAAAAACGAACCTTATATGGATATGGGAAATCTGCTGAGGGATTTGCGCATTTACAATTGTGCGCTGAACAGTGAGCAGGTACAGAGCCGTTTTGAAAGTTTACAAACTACCGTTGAGGAAGGCTGGTTTTACGAAGATAAATTTCATTTTAACGCAGGCCCTTACCTTCATTTTGCTACACAGAAAAGTATCAATCTGATTTGGGAAACAGATCGTCCTGCTACTGCAAGCATCAAATACGGTAAGCAACTTCCTTTGCAGGAAGAAGTAAAAGCTTCTAACTTTGAAACCATTCAGGAAATCACGTTGGAAAATCTGGAAGCGGCTACTCCTTACTTCTACAATATCATTTCTAGGGATGAGGAAGGGAATAAGATAGAGTCAGGTGTACTTACTTTTCAGACGGCTGTGCAGGATGAAGGAGCCTACTCCTTTGCGTTGATTGGAGATACAGAGGCCCGCCCTCATATCAATGACCGCATCACTAAAATGGTATGGGATGAGCGCCCTAATTTCGTACTAAACCTGGGTGATTTGACCGATGGCGGGTTTGAGCCTCATAAGTTTGAATGGAACTACGAATACTTTGCCGGCACAAGACAGTTACACAGCCGCGTTCCGGTTTTTCCGGTAGCGGGTAATGGAGAAGCAGATCTTTTCTGGTATAAAAAATACCACAGATTACCCAATGACGAGGTTTACTATGCATTCCGCTATGGCAATGCTGAGTTTTTTATGCTGAATAGCAATGAGAGCAAGGAACAGTTTAAGCCAGGAGGAGAACAGTACGTCTGGCTGGAAAACGCTCTGAAAGCTTCAACCGCACAATGGAAATTTGTAGCCCATCATCATGCCCCCTACTCCGCTGATGAAAATGATTACGGAAATTCCTGGGAAGGACCATCAAATTACGGAGACCCGACGGTGCGCCCTGTCGTAGCGCTGTACGAAAAATATGGGGTAGATATGGTTTTCTTTGGTCACCTGCATACCTATCAACGTAGCCTGCCGGTGCTGGATGATTTGGTCAAAGAAGAGGGAGGTGTGATTTATGTACAATGTGGCGGTGGTGGCGGTAATCTGGAAGATTTTGCTCCGGCCAGGGCCTGGTTTAGTGCCAAAACCTATCGTGGTCACCACTATGCAACCATTAGCATTCACCACAATAAGTTGCGCTACCAGGTATTTGATACAGAAGGCAGGATGAAAGATTTATTGGATATAGTCAAATAA
- a CDS encoding sugar phosphate isomerase/epimerase family protein has product MKKHNTNMHNRREFIQKSSLLTAAALSAPLTQVLGHPGRSFASRKFTMQLDGGSIGVSVGQKELIDLASKYGFESVSAHSAYLADISSSEREKLLADMKQKNLVWGNAGLPVQFRNDRSTFEADLKALPKHAEGLEKAGVNRITTWIMPNHPTLNYLQNFREHAIRLREVAKILGDHNIRFGLEYVGPKTLQNAKEYPFMRSMAETKELITAIGEPNVGFVLDSFHWYTAGENVNDILTLNNSEVVACDLNDARSGFSRLEQIDGKRELPMSSGVIDIKGFLNALIQIGFDGPIRAEPFNQELRDMEDEAAVKKTADAMKEAFELVA; this is encoded by the coding sequence TTGAAAAAACACAATACAAATATGCACAACCGACGCGAATTTATTCAAAAATCTTCCTTACTTACCGCAGCCGCTTTATCTGCACCCCTTACTCAAGTGTTGGGCCACCCTGGGCGCTCTTTTGCTTCACGTAAATTTACAATGCAACTGGATGGCGGCTCAATCGGTGTAAGCGTCGGACAAAAAGAGTTAATTGATTTGGCAAGCAAATATGGTTTTGAGTCGGTGAGTGCTCATTCAGCTTATCTCGCTGACATTTCTTCTTCAGAGAGGGAGAAGCTTCTGGCTGATATGAAGCAAAAAAATCTGGTGTGGGGCAATGCCGGACTGCCGGTACAGTTTCGTAACGACCGCAGTACTTTTGAGGCTGACCTAAAAGCTTTGCCTAAGCATGCAGAAGGATTAGAGAAAGCAGGCGTGAACCGGATCACTACCTGGATTATGCCTAATCATCCTACGCTCAATTACCTGCAAAACTTCAGGGAACACGCAATCCGACTGCGCGAAGTCGCTAAAATTTTAGGTGATCATAACATACGGTTTGGTCTGGAGTATGTAGGTCCAAAAACCTTGCAGAATGCCAAAGAATACCCTTTTATGCGCAGCATGGCTGAGACCAAAGAACTAATCACTGCCATAGGCGAGCCCAATGTAGGGTTTGTGCTGGATAGCTTCCACTGGTACACTGCTGGTGAAAATGTAAATGACATTTTGACTTTGAATAACAGTGAAGTTGTGGCCTGTGACCTCAATGACGCACGTTCTGGATTTAGCAGACTGGAACAGATAGATGGAAAAAGAGAGCTGCCCATGAGTAGTGGAGTAATAGACATAAAAGGGTTTTTGAATGCGCTCATTCAGATTGGATTTGATGGCCCTATTCGGGCTGAGCCATTCAATCAGGAACTTCGTGATATGGAAGACGAGGCTGCGGTAAAAAAGACAGCTGATGCCATGAAAGAAGCCTTTGAATTAGTAGCTTAA
- the nspC gene encoding carboxynorspermidine decarboxylase: protein MPINFKEVPSACFVLEERKLRRNLEIMKRVQDESGVNIILALKGFAMFSTFGLIKKYLHGTTASSLHEARLGFEEFGDEVHAYSPAYFEDEFDELMSYCNHITFNSPAQWERFKDKVKANTKEISCALRINPEYSEVETDLYNPCAIGTRLGVTADQIGDKLPEGIEGLHFHTLCESDSHALERTLKEVEAKFSHLLHQAKWLNMGGGHLMTREGYDINHLIGLVKSMREKYDLEIIMEPGSAVAWDTGYLTSTVQDVIDSKGIHAVILDVSVAAHMPDCIEMPYKPKILGAKDARPGHPAYRIGGTTCLAGDYVGDYHFDQPLKPGDMLVFDDMMHYTMVKTTTFNGVRHPSIGIWHEDDTFELVKTFGYESYKHKLS, encoded by the coding sequence ATGCCTATCAATTTTAAGGAAGTTCCCTCAGCCTGTTTTGTGTTGGAAGAGCGTAAATTACGCCGTAATCTGGAGATTATGAAGCGAGTACAGGATGAATCAGGTGTCAACATCATACTGGCACTCAAAGGTTTTGCTATGTTCAGTACCTTCGGATTGATCAAAAAATATTTGCACGGTACTACTGCTTCTTCTTTGCACGAAGCACGATTGGGTTTTGAGGAGTTTGGTGATGAAGTACATGCCTATAGTCCGGCCTATTTTGAGGATGAGTTTGATGAACTGATGAGTTATTGTAACCATATCACCTTCAATTCTCCTGCGCAGTGGGAGCGCTTTAAAGACAAAGTGAAAGCCAATACAAAGGAGATCTCCTGTGCGTTACGCATCAATCCGGAATATTCTGAGGTAGAAACAGACCTGTATAATCCGTGTGCCATTGGCACCCGACTGGGCGTTACCGCCGACCAGATTGGAGATAAACTGCCGGAAGGCATAGAAGGTTTACATTTCCACACGCTTTGTGAAAGTGATTCCCATGCATTAGAACGCACACTCAAAGAAGTAGAAGCCAAATTCAGTCACTTGCTCCATCAGGCCAAATGGCTGAATATGGGAGGTGGGCACCTGATGACGAGAGAAGGTTATGATATCAATCATCTGATCGGACTGGTTAAAAGTATGCGTGAAAAGTATGATCTGGAGATTATCATGGAGCCAGGCTCCGCTGTAGCCTGGGATACTGGTTATCTCACTTCTACGGTACAGGATGTGATTGACAGCAAAGGAATACATGCGGTAATACTGGATGTAAGTGTGGCTGCCCATATGCCTGATTGCATAGAGATGCCCTACAAGCCTAAAATTCTGGGCGCCAAAGACGCCAGACCAGGACATCCGGCTTACCGTATCGGAGGTACTACCTGTCTGGCAGGAGATTATGTTGGCGACTATCATTTTGATCAACCTCTTAAGCCCGGAGACATGCTGGTATTCGATGATATGATGCACTATACTATGGTGAAGACCACTACTTTCAATGGTGTCAGGCATCCTTCTATCGGAATCTGGCATGAGGACGACACCTTTGAGCTGGTGAAGACCTTCGGTTATGAATCGTATAAGCATAAGCTTTCCTGA
- a CDS encoding saccharopine dehydrogenase family protein, producing MSKVLIIGAGGVGNVVAHKCASVPEVFSEIMLASRTQSKCDAIARMVAEKYPDAQPIQTARVDADHVPELVALINKFKPEMVINVALPYQDLTIMDACLETGVHYLDTANYEPKDVAKFEYKWQWEYQDRFKEAGLMALLGCGFDPGVTGVFTAYAQKHHFDEIHYLDIIDCNAGDHGKAFATNFNPEINIREITQNGRYWEKGAWKETKPLEIHRPIDYPEIGPKESYLLYHEELESLTKNIKHLKRARFWMTFGQEYIKHLTVLQNVGMTRIDPVKFNGMDIVPLEFLKAVLPEPGTLGENYKGQTSIGCQIKGIKDGQEKTYYVYNNCDHAETYKEVSAQAVSYTTGVPAMIGAMLMLTGEWKKEGVFNVEEFDPDPFMEALNKYGLPWHEKVDEPLAFDDYNIN from the coding sequence ATGAGTAAAGTGTTAATCATTGGAGCCGGTGGTGTAGGGAATGTCGTTGCCCACAAATGTGCCTCCGTTCCTGAAGTTTTTTCAGAAATTATGCTGGCCAGCCGTACTCAATCCAAATGCGATGCTATTGCCCGGATGGTAGCTGAAAAATATCCTGATGCCCAGCCTATTCAGACCGCCCGGGTAGATGCTGATCATGTACCCGAGCTGGTAGCATTGATCAACAAATTCAAGCCGGAGATGGTAATCAATGTAGCATTGCCTTATCAGGATCTGACGATCATGGATGCCTGTCTGGAAACCGGGGTACATTATCTGGATACTGCTAATTACGAGCCAAAAGATGTAGCGAAATTTGAATACAAGTGGCAATGGGAATATCAGGATCGTTTTAAAGAAGCCGGTCTGATGGCCTTACTCGGTTGTGGCTTTGATCCCGGCGTAACCGGGGTGTTCACTGCTTATGCACAAAAGCATCATTTTGATGAAATCCACTACCTGGATATCATTGATTGTAATGCCGGAGATCACGGCAAGGCTTTCGCGACTAACTTCAATCCCGAGATCAATATTCGTGAGATTACGCAAAATGGCCGCTACTGGGAAAAAGGAGCGTGGAAGGAAACAAAGCCACTGGAAATTCACCGGCCGATTGACTATCCCGAGATTGGTCCTAAGGAGTCTTACCTGCTCTATCATGAAGAACTGGAGTCACTTACCAAAAACATCAAACATCTGAAGCGGGCCCGCTTCTGGATGACTTTCGGACAGGAGTACATTAAGCACTTGACAGTATTGCAAAATGTAGGTATGACGCGTATTGATCCAGTTAAATTCAACGGAATGGATATCGTGCCCCTGGAGTTTCTGAAGGCAGTACTACCGGAACCAGGTACATTGGGTGAAAATTATAAAGGGCAGACTTCTATCGGCTGTCAGATTAAAGGGATCAAAGATGGCCAGGAGAAGACTTATTATGTTTATAATAACTGCGACCATGCCGAAACCTATAAAGAAGTTAGTGCGCAGGCAGTATCCTACACTACCGGCGTACCTGCTATGATCGGGGCTATGCTAATGCTGACCGGAGAGTGGAAGAAAGAAGGGGTCTTTAATGTGGAAGAATTTGATCCAGACCCTTTTATGGAAGCCCTCAACAAATACGGGCTGCCCTGGCATGAAAAAGTGGACGAACCACTGGCTTTTGACGATTACAACATCAATTAA
- a CDS encoding Dps family protein, which yields MNTVVAKSRTEVRNEKLVQELNQLLADYQLYYHNLRGFHWNVKGHLFFQLHDKFEDLYREASEAVDVIAERIRALGATPLHTIEEYFQQAQLSSAKNISKGEEAVSIAMKNSQVLLYDLKEVLHLAESFQDEATITVISELITETEKRIWMLKAFLG from the coding sequence ATGAACACTGTAGTCGCTAAATCTCGCACTGAAGTGAGAAATGAAAAACTTGTACAAGAGCTGAATCAACTGCTTGCTGACTATCAGCTGTATTATCATAATTTAAGAGGGTTTCACTGGAATGTAAAGGGACACCTTTTTTTCCAATTACATGATAAATTTGAGGATTTATACAGAGAAGCCAGCGAAGCTGTAGATGTTATCGCAGAGCGTATTCGTGCATTGGGAGCTACGCCATTACATACCATAGAAGAATATTTTCAGCAGGCGCAGCTTAGCTCTGCCAAAAATATCAGCAAGGGAGAAGAGGCGGTAAGTATAGCGATGAAGAACAGCCAGGTACTGTTATATGATCTTAAGGAAGTACTGCATCTGGCAGAAAGTTTTCAGGATGAAGCTACTATAACGGTGATCAGTGAATTGATTACCGAGACTGAAAAGCGTATCTGGATGTTAAAAGCATTTCTAGGATAA
- a CDS encoding hydrogen peroxide-inducible genes activator has translation MTLEQLQYALAVYHQLSIIKAAEASHVSQPALSMQIKKLEDEIGFTLFDRTHKPLRVTESGKVFLEKAKEVALSFKGLQGLAEELQSSESGLLKVGIIPTLAPYLLPLFVKQFNAKHPEIELHITELTTEETLSQLRNGKLDAGIIATPVSASGLIFEILFYERFFIYISEDHSLYNKENIQLDEIAGKDLWLLKEGNCFRNQINDICHLGKKTTQEKFTYESSSIASLMRIVEHQGGITFIPELATLGVSAVKENMLRDISGQKVVREISLVHSRFHYKQKIFNKLKASIIQSIPQYMLTAGKYEVVDSFIRV, from the coding sequence ATGACCCTGGAACAACTTCAATACGCTTTGGCGGTATATCATCAGCTCAGTATCATCAAGGCTGCTGAAGCTTCTCATGTGAGTCAGCCCGCACTAAGCATGCAAATCAAAAAACTGGAAGATGAAATCGGCTTTACCTTATTTGACCGTACGCATAAACCGTTGCGTGTTACTGAGTCCGGAAAAGTATTTCTTGAAAAGGCAAAAGAAGTCGCTTTATCATTTAAAGGATTACAGGGCCTTGCGGAAGAATTGCAAAGCAGTGAAAGTGGTTTACTTAAAGTAGGGATTATTCCTACTTTAGCCCCTTATCTCCTGCCTTTGTTTGTGAAGCAGTTCAATGCTAAACACCCTGAAATTGAATTACACATCACCGAATTAACCACCGAAGAGACCCTTTCTCAGCTCAGAAATGGCAAACTGGATGCGGGTATCATCGCTACTCCGGTCAGCGCCAGCGGGCTTATTTTTGAGATTTTGTTCTACGAACGCTTCTTCATCTATATCTCAGAAGACCACTCCTTATACAATAAAGAAAATATTCAACTGGATGAAATCGCCGGTAAAGACTTATGGTTGCTGAAAGAAGGAAACTGTTTCCGAAATCAGATCAACGATATCTGTCATCTGGGCAAGAAGACTACCCAGGAAAAATTCACCTACGAAAGTAGCTCTATTGCATCACTCATGCGCATTGTAGAGCATCAGGGAGGCATTACTTTCATTCCTGAACTGGCAACCTTGGGCGTAAGTGCAGTGAAAGAAAATATGCTCAGAGATATCAGTGGGCAGAAAGTCGTCAGAGAGATTAGTCTGGTACACAGCCGCTTCCACTACAAACAAAAAATATTCAACAAGCTTAAAGCCAGCATAATACAGAGTATTCCCCAGTATATGCTCACCGCCGGTAAGTATGAAGTCGTAGATTCGTTTATTCGTGTATAA
- a CDS encoding MarR family winged helix-turn-helix transcriptional regulator codes for MKLEEVIKQDQFKNSYYKAILNIRVTESWLSNQVNQCLKPFGISQEQYNVLRILKGQYPKPSSLQLITERMVNRMSNATRLVEKLRLGGYVTRKECSSNRRKVDILITEKGMELLEQIRPEIEGSMDRMKNLSQEEAELLNKLLDKFRG; via the coding sequence ATGAAGCTTGAGGAAGTCATAAAACAGGATCAGTTTAAAAATTCTTATTATAAAGCGATACTTAATATCAGAGTAACAGAAAGCTGGCTATCCAATCAGGTGAATCAGTGCCTGAAGCCTTTCGGCATATCTCAGGAGCAATACAATGTATTGCGTATTCTGAAAGGTCAGTACCCCAAACCTTCATCTTTACAATTGATTACTGAACGCATGGTTAACCGAATGTCTAATGCTACCCGTCTGGTAGAGAAGCTTAGGCTGGGGGGCTATGTTACTCGTAAAGAATGTTCAAGTAATCGTCGTAAAGTGGATATTCTGATTACTGAAAAGGGTATGGAACTTCTGGAGCAAATCAGGCCGGAAATAGAGGGAAGTATGGACCGCATGAAAAACCTGAGCCAGGAGGAAGCAGAACTGTTAAACAAGCTGCTTGACAAGTTTAGGGGGTAA
- a CDS encoding YceI family protein: protein MENVAEKKASWAVDPMHSEIQFKVKHLVISTVTGSFGKYDASFSSEKEDFSDAQISFSADVNSISTNNEQRDAHLKSDDFFNAEQYPNLAFTSKTLKKTADDAYKLVGDLTIRDITKTVELDVEYGGTMVDPYGNTKVGFEVSGKINRKEFGLKWDAITEAGGAVVSDQVKIIANVQFARQA, encoded by the coding sequence ATGGAAAATGTAGCAGAAAAAAAAGCTAGCTGGGCAGTTGATCCTATGCATTCAGAAATCCAGTTTAAAGTAAAACACCTGGTGATATCTACTGTGACCGGTAGCTTTGGGAAATATGATGCCAGCTTCAGCAGTGAGAAAGAAGACTTCTCAGATGCCCAAATCAGTTTTTCAGCAGACGTCAATAGCATCAGTACCAACAATGAGCAGAGAGATGCCCACCTGAAATCTGATGATTTTTTTAATGCTGAGCAGTATCCTAATCTGGCTTTTACATCCAAAACGTTGAAAAAGACAGCTGATGATGCGTATAAGTTAGTAGGAGACTTAACTATTCGAGATATTACAAAAACTGTAGAACTGGATGTAGAGTACGGTGGTACTATGGTAGACCCTTATGGCAATACCAAAGTTGGCTTTGAGGTTTCTGGAAAAATCAATCGCAAAGAATTTGGCTTAAAATGGGATGCCATAACTGAAGCCGGAGGCGCTGTGGTAAGTGATCAGGTAAAAATTATTGCTAACGTTCAATTTGCCAGGCAGGCTTAA
- a CDS encoding glutamate-5-semialdehyde dehydrogenase — protein sequence MITATNITQHLEAVQKAARKAYQLSDKQINQVLNEVADLAVKQTEAILDANQKDLDRMDSNDPKYDRLMLTAERIQGIAADMRNVAKLSSPLGKVLEEKTLDNGLQLKKMSVPMGVIGIIYEARPNVTFDVFALCLKSGNACVLKGGSDAEFSNIAIASIIHEVLKKHQINEYMLYLMPAGREATQVMLEAVGYIDIIIPRGSQGLINFVRDHAKVPVIETGAGIVHTYFDESGDLKKGKEIIFNAKTRRVSVCNALDCLIIHRERLADLEALTHKLITKEVEVYADAESYAYLEGVYPAAFLHKAQAEHFGTEFLAHKMSIKTVGSLEEALDHIATYSSKHSEAIVAEDKKVIEAYMRSVDAAAVYANTSTAYTDGAQFGMGAEIGISTQKLHARGPMALPELTSYKWQIYGDGQVRG from the coding sequence ATGATTACAGCAACGAATATTACCCAACATCTGGAAGCAGTACAAAAAGCGGCACGCAAAGCCTATCAACTGAGTGATAAGCAAATCAATCAGGTGCTTAATGAAGTAGCTGATCTGGCGGTTAAGCAGACTGAAGCTATACTGGATGCCAACCAAAAAGATCTGGACCGTATGGACTCCAACGATCCAAAGTATGATCGTCTGATGCTTACTGCCGAGCGTATTCAGGGAATTGCGGCTGACATGCGCAATGTGGCAAAACTAAGTTCTCCACTGGGAAAAGTTTTGGAGGAAAAAACACTTGACAATGGTCTCCAATTGAAGAAAATGAGCGTGCCGATGGGAGTAATCGGTATCATTTACGAAGCCCGCCCCAACGTGACTTTTGATGTATTTGCGCTTTGCCTGAAGTCGGGCAATGCCTGTGTCCTAAAAGGTGGGAGTGATGCTGAATTTTCTAACATTGCCATCGCAAGTATCATCCATGAAGTGCTGAAAAAACATCAGATCAACGAGTATATGCTTTATCTTATGCCTGCCGGACGTGAAGCTACTCAGGTGATGCTGGAAGCCGTGGGCTATATAGATATCATCATTCCCAGAGGTAGCCAGGGGCTGATCAATTTTGTGCGTGACCATGCCAAAGTCCCGGTCATAGAAACCGGTGCAGGTATCGTACATACCTACTTTGATGAAAGTGGAGACCTGAAAAAGGGAAAAGAAATTATTTTTAACGCGAAAACCCGCAGGGTGAGCGTATGCAATGCATTGGATTGCCTGATCATTCACCGGGAAAGACTGGCGGATCTGGAAGCCCTTACGCACAAGCTCATCACCAAAGAAGTAGAAGTCTATGCTGATGCTGAAAGCTATGCGTACCTGGAAGGGGTGTATCCTGCCGCGTTCTTGCATAAAGCTCAGGCTGAGCACTTCGGAACTGAATTTTTAGCACATAAAATGTCCATAAAGACCGTAGGCAGTCTGGAAGAAGCACTTGATCATATTGCCACATACAGCTCCAAACATAGCGAGGCAATCGTTGCTGAGGATAAAAAGGTAATTGAAGCGTACATGCGCTCAGTAGATGCCGCAGCTGTCTATGCCAATACCTCTACTGCTTACACTGACGGCGCTCAGTTTGGCATGGGAGCGGAAATTGGGATCAGCACACAAAAACTTCATGCCCGTGGACCTATGGCCTTGCCTGAACTTACCAGCTACAAATGGCAGATTTATGGAGATGGGCAGGTGAGGGGATGA
- a CDS encoding SulP family inorganic anion transporter: MKQYFKLFDLTQKVDYKTEVLSGLTVALALIPEAVAFSLIAGLSPLTGLYAAFMMGLVTSILGGRPGMISGATGAIAVVLVSLVKAHGVEYVFATVILAGGIQMLAGVLKLGKFIRLVPHSVMFGFVNGLAIVIFLSQMDQFKVINAAGALEWMSGSTLYLMLGLVFITMLIIWGLPKLTKVVPASLTAILVVSGIVIGFGIETRTVGDIASIQGSFPPFHIPAIPFNLESIQIIFPYALIVAGVGLIESLLTLNLIDEITETRGRGNKECVAQGAANMLSGLFSGMGGCAMIGQSLINISSGARARLSGIVASVMLLFFIMFGASLIEQLPMAALTGLMIMVAIGTFEWASMRSFGKMPVSDVLVMVLVTLVTVFLHNLALAVLIGVIISALVFAWENAKRIRARKHIDEHGVKHYEIYGPLFFGSVATFNEKFDVLNDPNEVIIDFAESRVADMSGIEALNKITERYRKAGKTLHLKHLSDDCRVLLKNAEKVIDVNIIEDPKYRLAVDSL; encoded by the coding sequence ATGAAACAGTATTTTAAGTTATTTGATTTAACCCAAAAGGTTGATTACAAAACCGAAGTTTTATCAGGGCTTACGGTTGCGCTGGCACTGATTCCTGAAGCTGTGGCTTTCTCTCTGATAGCGGGTCTTTCTCCTCTTACCGGCTTATACGCAGCCTTTATGATGGGATTAGTCACATCAATACTGGGCGGGCGTCCTGGTATGATCTCCGGTGCTACTGGAGCAATTGCAGTAGTATTGGTGAGCCTGGTAAAGGCACATGGCGTAGAATATGTTTTTGCTACTGTGATTCTGGCCGGGGGTATCCAGATGCTGGCCGGAGTCTTAAAACTCGGGAAGTTCATTCGTCTGGTACCGCACTCAGTAATGTTTGGTTTCGTGAACGGGCTGGCAATTGTTATTTTCCTTTCTCAAATGGATCAGTTTAAGGTGATCAATGCGGCAGGCGCACTGGAGTGGATGAGTGGCTCTACATTGTACCTGATGCTTGGCCTGGTATTTATTACCATGCTCATCATCTGGGGCTTACCTAAGCTTACCAAAGTAGTCCCTGCTTCACTGACAGCCATTTTGGTGGTATCAGGCATTGTGATAGGTTTTGGTATAGAAACCAGGACGGTTGGCGATATAGCTTCTATCCAGGGAAGTTTTCCTCCTTTCCATATTCCTGCTATCCCATTTAACCTGGAAAGCATACAGATCATTTTTCCTTACGCACTCATCGTAGCAGGCGTTGGCCTTATTGAAAGCTTGCTGACACTGAACCTGATAGACGAGATAACTGAAACCCGTGGCCGTGGAAATAAAGAATGTGTTGCGCAGGGAGCAGCCAATATGCTGTCTGGTTTATTTTCCGGTATGGGGGGATGCGCTATGATCGGACAGAGCCTGATCAACATATCTTCTGGTGCACGTGCCAGGCTTTCGGGGATCGTAGCCTCAGTAATGTTACTTTTCTTTATCATGTTTGGCGCGAGCTTGATTGAGCAGTTGCCTATGGCGGCACTTACCGGACTGATGATCATGGTTGCGATCGGTACTTTTGAGTGGGCTAGTATGCGTAGCTTTGGCAAAATGCCAGTGTCTGATGTATTGGTGATGGTATTGGTTACCCTGGTAACCGTATTTTTACATAACCTTGCACTTGCTGTGCTGATTGGTGTAATCATCTCTGCTTTGGTTTTTGCCTGGGAAAACGCCAAGCGTATCCGTGCCCGTAAGCATATTGATGAGCATGGTGTTAAACATTACGAAATCTATGGACCATTATTTTTTGGATCGGTGGCTACTTTCAACGAAAAATTTGATGTGTTGAATGACCCTAATGAAGTGATCATTGACTTCGCCGAAAGCAGAGTCGCCGATATGTCAGGCATAGAAGCACTGAATAAGATCACCGAGCGCTACCGCAAAGCCGGAAAGACACTTCATCTGAAGCACCTTAGCGATGATTGTAGAGTATTACTCAAGAACGCTGAGAAAGTCATTGATGTCAATATCATTGAAGATCCCAAATACCGACTGGCGGTAGATTCTCTATAA